In Bacteroidales bacterium, the following are encoded in one genomic region:
- a CDS encoding TPM domain-containing protein, which translates to MKAADFFTTEGKTLIEKAVADAELNTSGEIRVHVETEFTGNVLDRATAVFASLNMHKTGLRNGVLVYLAIKNRQFAIIGDAGINKVVHTDFWNNIKSVMEGYFKNGDFAGGLAMGVKLAGEALKKHFPHQKNDVNELSDEISFDTSE; encoded by the coding sequence ATGAAGGCTGCTGATTTTTTCACAACCGAAGGTAAAACGCTGATCGAAAAGGCGGTTGCAGATGCTGAGCTGAACACATCAGGTGAGATCAGGGTTCATGTTGAAACTGAATTCACCGGTAATGTGCTTGACCGTGCAACTGCCGTCTTTGCCAGTCTGAATATGCATAAAACCGGGCTCCGGAATGGTGTACTTGTTTACCTGGCCATTAAAAACAGGCAATTTGCGATAATCGGGGATGCAGGTATTAATAAGGTCGTCCATACTGATTTCTGGAATAATATAAAATCGGTAATGGAAGGATATTTTAAAAACGGAGATTTTGCAGGCGGTTTGGCTATGGGCGTAAAACTTGCAGGTGAAGCGCTTAAAAAACACTTTCCTCATCAGAAGAACGACGTGAACGAACTTTCAGACGAAATTTCATTTGATACAAGTGAATAA
- a CDS encoding CapA family protein, with amino-acid sequence MCNWIKAIAVYFLFFTLPTSGQTGDSLLPSTDTLRLKLVFAGDIMGHDEQITGAWVDSLKKYDYEPTFRYVKPYIEQADIAVANLEVTLAGPPYKGYPQFSSPDDLALAARDAGFDVFIQANNHALDRGSKGFMRTLMMLDSLKISHTGAFRDSLERARNYPLFVEKNGIRLAMLNYTYGTNGLVIEKPYIINRIDTAVIRKDLDRARQANPDYVIVTLHWGEEYQRAENATQQRLAAFIFKHGADIIIGSHPHVIQPIRNYSTDSTRLKMVVFSQGNYVSNQRAQYKDGGIMVELNLEKTADSTRLADFSYMPAWVYRKDKGTKSTFFIVPVSLWEKDSTLFDFTDADRSKIARFAKDTREMLGNVRENQFYRK; translated from the coding sequence ATGTGTAATTGGATAAAAGCAATAGCCGTATATTTCCTTTTCTTTACTTTACCTACATCAGGTCAAACGGGTGATTCTTTATTACCTTCCACAGATACCCTCCGTCTGAAACTCGTCTTTGCCGGTGATATCATGGGCCATGATGAGCAGATAACCGGTGCATGGGTGGATTCATTAAAGAAATACGATTACGAGCCCACTTTCCGGTATGTAAAGCCATATATAGAACAAGCTGATATTGCTGTTGCAAATCTTGAAGTGACACTTGCCGGACCTCCCTATAAAGGATACCCTCAGTTCTCAAGTCCCGATGACCTTGCCCTTGCAGCCCGAGATGCCGGTTTTGATGTATTCATACAGGCAAATAATCATGCGCTCGACAGGGGATCAAAGGGATTCATGAGAACCCTGATGATGCTTGATTCGCTGAAGATAAGCCACACAGGTGCATTCAGGGATTCACTTGAAAGAGCCCGCAATTACCCGCTTTTCGTGGAGAAGAACGGCATACGGCTTGCCATGTTGAATTACACCTATGGAACCAACGGACTAGTTATCGAAAAACCGTATATCATTAACCGGATTGATACGGCTGTCATACGGAAAGACCTGGATCGGGCCCGCCAGGCAAATCCTGACTACGTTATTGTTACTCTTCACTGGGGCGAGGAATACCAGAGAGCGGAAAACGCAACACAGCAAAGACTGGCTGCTTTCATCTTTAAACATGGCGCTGATATTATTATCGGATCGCATCCGCATGTGATTCAGCCTATAAGAAATTATTCAACCGATTCAACCCGGTTAAAAATGGTTGTCTTTTCGCAGGGTAATTATGTATCAAACCAGCGGGCACAGTATAAGGACGGCGGAATCATGGTTGAACTGAACCTTGAAAAAACAGCGGATTCAACCCGCCTGGCAGATTTCAGCTATATGCCTGCCTGGGTTTACAGGAAAGACAAGGGCACAAAATCGACTTTTTTTATTGTACCCGTAAGCCTATGGGAAAAAGACAGCACCCTGTTTGATTTTACCGACGCTGACCGTTCCAAAATCGCCCGCTTCGCGAAGGATACGAGAGAGATGTTAGGGAATGTGAGGGAAAACCAATTTTACAGGAAATAA
- a CDS encoding TPM domain-containing protein, translating into MRNLTTIVLAFVLAAASWGQDFPKPMVPFRLVNDYTGLLNESDMMSLNNKLLQFNNETSTQIYVVTWDKLDGYDIGDYGDRLAENWGIGQKGKDNGILVLISPEAHKISVRVGYGLEGAVPDAVAGRVIDQVMQPAFRQNNFYAGIDSATNVLMSLTKGEFTADDYMKKKGDDNAGIIPFLVIMFIILMIFFSGMRRRRFYSPHRSLPWWLLMGGLGSRGSSWGSFSSGRGSFGGFGGGGGFGGFGGGGGGSFGGGGASGGW; encoded by the coding sequence ATGCGTAATTTGACAACCATAGTACTGGCCTTTGTTTTGGCCGCTGCATCGTGGGGACAGGATTTCCCGAAACCGATGGTGCCGTTCAGACTTGTTAATGATTATACCGGTTTGCTGAATGAAAGCGATATGATGTCGTTGAATAATAAGCTTCTTCAGTTTAACAACGAGACATCCACGCAGATTTATGTGGTTACATGGGATAAACTGGACGGATATGACATAGGCGATTACGGCGACAGGCTTGCCGAAAACTGGGGAATCGGGCAGAAAGGGAAAGACAACGGTATACTGGTACTAATCAGTCCCGAAGCCCATAAGATCTCCGTAAGGGTTGGCTATGGCCTCGAAGGGGCTGTTCCTGACGCTGTGGCCGGACGGGTAATAGACCAGGTGATGCAGCCGGCCTTCAGGCAGAATAATTTTTATGCGGGTATCGACTCAGCCACCAATGTACTGATGTCACTCACAAAAGGTGAGTTTACCGCTGACGATTACATGAAAAAGAAGGGTGACGATAACGCTGGAATCATACCCTTCCTCGTTATCATGTTTATCATCCTAATGATATTCTTTTCGGGCATGAGAAGAAGGCGTTTTTATTCGCCTCACCGTTCATTGCCCTGGTGGCTTCTTATGGGAGGCCTTGGTTCAAGAGGCAGCAGCTGGGGATCGTTTTCTTCAGGCAGGGGCAGTTTCGGAGGCTTCGGCGGCGGCGGTGGCTTTGGCGGATTCGGTGGCGGAGGCGGCGGCAGCTTCGGCGGCGGCGGCGCCAGCGGCGGGTGGTAA